GCCTGACTCAGCGCCCATGTGGCAGCCAGTTTTCTGCATGGCTGCTGTGATGTGCAACACATCTCGTCCCTTTTGTGGAAGAAGTGATTTGAAAAGTTTTGAAATGCGGCGTGAAAGACGTGAACTGAGCCGTCAGCTAGCCACCTGTCGATACCTGCGGTTACTAGCGTGACAGGTTGAGATGGAGCACCTGgcaagcagcagcagacacacacatgcagactgcTTAATGGCgagcgtgcgtgcgcgtgtgctgCAGGGGCATGCAGAATAGAAGTTATCAAACCATCAatcctttttccttcctctgtgtctttttctgctttctcaTATCCGTTAGGCCTGGTTCAGCAATCCCAAATATTTACCccccattatttttttcccccgtgcTACCTCTGTCCAGTCATAACTTCACAGCAGTTAGATATTTCTGTCTAAACAGAGAgggaagaagtagaagaagatggaTCGGTGAGTCTGTCGCATGTAGGTGCTGGGACGGCACTGCTGTGCTAAAACGCTGCAGACAGATGGGAAACTAATACGAGCGGCACGCTGGCTGTCACTCGCCGCAACGCAGGGTTGAAAGTAAATCCATTTCTGTCATATTTACACATTCCTTGCCTTTCTCTGTCCCTGCCCCTCCCTGACACACCGGGACTTGTTTTGATAACACAGACAGTGGATAAATGGCGCTCCTCTCGTCTCCTGACCTGATGTTAGCGATGTGGAGCTCTGCCTCAGCAGCACCAGGTCCTAGTAGCTTATAAAACCAAAGAAGTGCTGGATAAATTAATAGAACAATGACATCATTATCAACAATACAGCAATAGTGCCTTGAAATTGAATATACTACAGCATATTCTGCATAACTTTGAATGTTGTCTTTTTCAGATCTTTGTAGCTGCACTAGCAAAGAGAGAGGTGCAAATTCACTATTTACTTTGATCATATGAAGGACAAAAGAGTCAGTGAaggacaaaagtaaaaaaaaaactgcactgaagatttgaacaaaaaaaaaaaaatcactgttttgACCCTTTCAGGCAAACTGCACTAATCAGTTTGATCATGGTGTAAATCCATCACTCGTTTCAACAACTTTTGGTTCCtcattttggttttctttatttcaggcGGTTGTTTTGTACACACATTTTGTGACTAACTGGTgacgcagtaaaaaaaaacgaagcagTTAAGAGGCACATGTTTTCTTCGAAGCAAACAAGGCCCTAGACTCCAAATGAATGCTGAGGTTGCTCCGTTTCTTCAGGACGGTTGACTAAACTCGGGTTTTTCTACCACATGCTCCAATAATGTCAAGGATCAATTAGTTGCAGTTGCAGGACGATGTTGCAATAAATAGTAGTAGTTTTCAGAAGTTATTTGAGGTTATTGTTCCACTTCTACTGATTGATGTTTGTTTGGAACTTGCCCTGCAgtgaataattattttaattactaTCCTTTACATGTCAATGATTAATTGTTTTGTCTGCTAAATAGAAagaatgttaaaaaataaccaCTAAAGCATCCCAGAGCCAGAGGTAAAGTCAAAGGGCTGTGCATACCAAGCTGATTGTTAAATGTCTTTTGGTGACGAGTTATGTAGCCCTAATTGTTTTGGCGTGTTGGCACCACTTGGAAGGCTGTTGTTGGGTCTTTAGTTGATTCAACATGTTGAACTAGTTTGAATTAGTGCAAGAGAAGAGAAGCAATAAAGTTCAAAGGACACACAGAAggcttttctcattttaatcCTTCCTCTGCTATAATCTGGACATTCAGTTACATGAATATTATCATCTAGAATAAGTAAGCCTGTGGACCAGCCGACTAGCACGATTCAGGAGAGGTCACCTCTCTACAACAGTCTGtagctcctccttccttcctgtcctcccagctaatagcagctcatTTGGTTTGGCAGaatgttatttcctttaatGGTGATGCACAACATATGTGTCAGATGGCTTTTGCCCATAGACACTGTGGTGGGTTCAAGTACATCATTATTTTGGCCGTGAGATGATTTTACACTTTGCCACCTTTAAAACGATATTTTACAGACTGTGAGATTCCAGTGTTTTTCACGTTTGTTTGAATACGTGCTGATCCAAACCGAACATAATACTGATCAAAATACGGTTCAGAAAACAGATTCCAACAAATTTATTTTGGTTATGGTTATTTTTATGATTGGAAATTGTCTATGGTTGGTCTTTTCCTATCTTTCATATCCAACTCGATGCCagtattgtattattatttatttttttgtctgcatgccACGGCGCATGTTCTAAATGTAATGACCGTAATGgctcatttttctgtgtgtgagtggaagCTTTGAGTAACTATCGATGTAGAGACATGAGCTGACGGCAGTAAATGGAacagaacagagcagcagaCAGCGGGGCACCTGCTGTGAAAATGCTGCTTGAGTTGCAGAATAAAACATGCTGgctaatattaataataaaacacacaaagagttcCGTGCTTGATAGTCACACTGTACAACAATATTAAAACAACTGTGACCgtaaaacaatgttttatgaGGAGCTGCCTCGCTTTAATAACTGCAGAAACTGAGCCATTATCCATCCTCCGTATTGGATTGATGCATAGCTAGAATATTTCTGGTGTAATATCAAATTGCACATAGTGATTTTATCTGAACATCTAATGCTATATTACATATGAGTTATGGAGATTATTATCATGCGCAGTATGCTAGGTGTTCTCTTCACTCAcgtttctccctcctcccacagGGTGGCGACAGATCACAACGTAGATAACACCACAGCCATTCTAAGAGAATGGCTCATCAAGGTGCAGAATTACTATCATTATGTGGAGTGGAGACCCGAAGATGAACCCAGgtacatgtgtgcatgtgtgcgtatatattggcttttgtgtgtgtgtgtgtgtgtgtgtgtgtgatgagcgCATTACTTTAATGGGTCTATCCTTGCATGTCTCAGTGCCTTTGAAGATGAGGTGGGGCCTAAGCACTGGAATAATCTCCGCTATGAACATGTAATGAAGCTCCGTCAGGCAGCGCTGGACACTGCCCGCGAGATCTGGGCTGACTACCTGCTGGTACGTTATCACCCACTCTACACCTTCAAAAGTCCTCTCTTGTTATATTTTCTCCAGCTCGGTGTAAAGGGAGATATCAGTGTGCACAACAGTGAGCTGATTCAAGGCACTTAACACTGAAAACACCCATTTATCTGTTACTCATACCTGCTTATACCTGTTCAGGGTAAATATTAGAGACAGATGCGTTTTAGAATGTCAGACGTTGCTAATGcacttttattaaatgaaatttgTCTATagttttaaatgtgcagctgacaaatgaCTGCAAAATGATCCAGTAATTGCATACAGTGCTTGACACACAGCAGGTATATTTACGCACTCAGTAGAATATATCTTTtaccacacagcacacaactcTTATGTCTCCTCTTGAGAGCCGCCTTTACCAGTTGTTGCCTTGTAACCTTGGTAACTCATCATCTCTACTAAGCTGCATTGGGGGGCATTTATTCCAGCCTACTGTTCAATGCTTACATACAATATTTGCCTAAAAGCTGTGGAATTCACATACGGTTCATTTGATAAAGTGCCAGACATACTCCAAATCATTTACACTATAGCGTACTGAATAGCATGTTGCTCTATGCTGCACACGGTGACTGAACGCTCTCTGCAAATGTTAAAGCTTCAGAAAAAGCCAGTGTGTATATGCATGCACATTGTCTGaagagtcacaattgttttggaggtacacaggagacctacaaaatattaggaagatggtcataatgttttgcctgaccAGTCTATACCCATACCTGTGGTGCCTTGAGCcagcacctaacccccaaatTGCTACACAAGTTCACAGGTAGTTTCCCAtgtgaacaaatgaacaaacgTCTCCATGGGGGATCAgtaatgtattaatattattattgttatgagACTTAAGATTAAAAATTCAAAGATTTTGTCACAGTGTAGAAACGTGTAGAAATAACACCCTCCGTCCAAATAcctaacaatataaaaaatctcaaaaaatataaaaagatacatatgatgcaacataaaaaaaataactaggGCAAAATATCGATGTGTAAATGGGAATGTTTGAATGAACAGTGAActgaaatgtaaacagaaaCTGAGAAGGTGGACAGTGCATTGTATGGCATGAATTAGTCCATGGTTCTAGCTTCCTGTCTGCTgagtctgatggcagtggagaAAAAGCAGAGGTCCTACATTTCACATTGTTAGTACTCGTATGTACAGGCTCTATATAGACcatgacattttacatttggaaAATAATCCATTCGCTGtctatttttgacatttctctAGTGCGAGGTGGATCTGCAATAACACGGTAACAGGATAAATATTAAGGCTTGAGAAAATGTAGGTCGTGCGGGAGGGATGTGGAGCACAGACGACGTTGTTGTTGGTCAGACTCATGTGGGGAAGaagttttgaaataaaaaacaaacattctcCTGTGGACAATGAAAAGCATCCCatcaaaacaaagcagagcagagaaCATCCTTCTACAAATACAACTGCAGCCGTCTGTAAATCTTGTTTAAAATGACAGGCGGTGACACGAGAACGACGGGGATGGTGCTGCTTATGTTTGCAGTTCTCTGTGATCAAACCGTGTTGAGCCACGGCTCAATCAATCACTTAGAGGCAGTGGGTGACATTTTGCCTGCACTTGTGTGGGATTGTCAATATTGCGCCCTTCTCTTCCGTCTGCAGGTGGCTGACTGTGACAACCTGCTCACCAGTCAGGATGTTCTGTGGAAGCTGATGAAGGAGAACAAGACCGTTGTCGCTCCCATGCTGGAGTCCAGAGCTGCTTATTCCAACTTCTGGTGCGGCATGACATCGCAGGTACTGAAGATTTATTTTGAGCTGTTTACCATTTTCACTTGTATGGCGTGCTTTGGCATAAATCTGTATCAGATCATTCACTGGCTGTTTGGAGGTTTAACTAATGGATGTTTTATACCAGTTACAGTCAGATGTCAGAAGAGGAATGTATAAATGAACATGATGTGTCTTGAGACccacaaaatatgaaaaaagacCATCCGTTTCTGCCTTTCAACTGTCTGTCAAAAAGAGTTCATTTGAACAACACCTTTGCAGACCCTTTTGAAGTCGTGAGATCTAAGATCGACACTCAGTTGGCAAACAGTGTTGTTCTGAATAATCAATAACCATAGAAAGTTCCACCAAACCATCAACAAGTCTTTCAGATATAAGGGAGTCTCTCCTTGTTTTGCAGGCAGTTGATTGAGCTCCTATGTTTATGGCCAGTCTCACTAGTTCTCTTGTCTGGCTTTGCAGAGGAACCCATGGCACAGGGAATAAAAACGCATCCCTCTTCCAGAAAGAGATGTGGGCCACAGCAactaattaacatttaaaacaacatacACTTAAACACCGCATTTAGAGCAGGTTTGTCACTGGTTTGCTGTACCATGCTATGAGCCATCCCTGCATCCCGCTAGGttcttttcacttcttttcacATCAGtctttaaagaggaggagggcgaaGGTGGTTATGTGGCAGGGGAGGAGGTGAACCTCCATCATGAAGGTCATGTGACCTGTGTGAATGTggttctttttgtgtttttatgacatATTAGTCACTTCAGGAAATGTCTCTAGCATCACTGAGTTCTTGTAAAGGTCTGCAGATTGATCAtgttcagctttagtttgttAAACGAAAAGACTAGGTTATGGACCAAATCCACCACTAGattaatttaacttaaattactatcatcattattattattttacatacaccgagcagccacaacattatgactggaCATAATGACATTAtggacattatgaccactgacaggagaagtaaataacattgaccattttgtctcaattcaatgttctgctgggaaacctttgaaccCGGCattcatgtagcacccacctagaccagaccagacaccccgaccccatagcaataacactccttaggatgcagcctgacacagacacacacaaaaacagtttaggagcaactcaaaaaaaatgaaacataaagaacagcaggtgttgacctggcctccaaattcactagatcctaaactgatcatcTGTGTGACGATCCATAGAGCCCCCAAATCACGAAAAGAGCGTCAcggcgtgaacgcatcttccaggagataaccacaAAAAGAAGAGTATATTTTAGCCGTTTGTCCCCGCTAAGCTCAgacacagctcagaatcaggatcatttcattcaggccaacaacttgatgtattgataggATGTAATTGTgccatcagcttccagctttattgtagcccatgtaacattatggaattaacaaatccaactccccagatgaaatgatgtttttgtttggtttgtcccACGtcctttttactccagagggaaTGAGACGAGTGTACCCTGCCTCACGTCATTGTGCGATAggtggggtccaccctggacagatctccagtctatcacagagacaaacaaccattcacactcacacctagagtcaatttaaagtcaccaatgaacctaacaagcatgtctttggaggtgggaggaagccggagtacctggagaaaacccacgcagacacattgagaacatgcaaaccccaTCCAGAAAAGCTTACCTCATGTGTATGAAGATCGTATTTGTTCTTTAGAAACAATGTGAAAGAatccatttaaatgtgtgaaagagAACCCTGGTTATCACGTGTAGTGATGCGTTTCTCCTTTGGTTACTGCACAGGTGCTTCTTTTGTGCCAAAAAACAATTTGTTTCATCTCACAGGAGGACTGAAACACAGCTCATATATAATATTCAGCTCTGTGATGGTTCATGATATCAGTACATGGAATGATTGGTTTAATTTGCTCTTCCTTCTCAGCTTGTTACCCCTGACTTCACCAGGTACTACTGCAGTTTGTGCTCATTAAACTGAAATACCTTTCCATAATTATTTGACTTTGTGAATGTGGAACATGTTTTCTTGAATATGCAGAAACTTTTGATATGATTTCGACTGCTCAGACATGCATATCAAATACATGAGGTACGCTGTTTGTgatctgtttctttctcagcAAGATGCCTCTGAgtcctcctctttgtttcttttcagatcAGAACAGACATATGAGTATTGTCTATCCTCCAGCCCAAAATAAATCCACTTCAACCAAGagtttgtctctctctgcaaagaacattttcttcattaatagGCTTGTAGCCGGAAGGGAATAAGCAGTGTCTGTCATTGCCTTTTCCTACCTGTCAGTATTACTCAGTTACTGTTTTGATCatgagttcagttttttttgtgcagtcaaaatgtttttattgttatttagttttctcATCCCTCCTCTTAAAAGTGTCACATGCGGTTTAGAGGGACAGGATATGTGCATATATTTCCATTTGTTAGCAGACTGGAAGCTAAACACAATTCTTAGTAACTCTGTTATACTGTTCGCTCCGTTCTTTTAGGGTTACTACAAGCGTACGCCAGCCTACATGCCCATCCGTAAGCAGGAGCGTCTCGGCTGCTTCGCTGTGCCCATGGTCCACTCAACCTACCTGGTGGACCTCAGGAAAGCGGCCTCCCGTCAGCTGGCTTTTTACCCGCCGCACCCAGAGTACAGCTGGGCTCTGGATGATGTTATCGTCTTTGCCTACTCAGCACGCATGGCAGGTGAGATGAATGAATCCGAGGTAGACTTTTAATGCAGCGGGCTCATTAAACTCGTGTTCAAgcatgttttttctctcttttcctcagaTGTGCAGATGTATCTGTGCAACAAAGAAACATACGGTTATTTCCCAGTGCCAATGCGTTCCTATGCTACCTTGCAGGATGAGATGGAAAGCTTTTTGCATGTTCACCTTGAGATCATGGGTGAGTCAAAGATACCAGAGACACTGTGTTGAGGAGTTTAGGAGTTCTTGACATATTGTTGCTCTAACCAGTTTTCACTTGACATGTCATattgtgttatatttgtttgtttcatttaaagtgtgtttcttGCTAGACCTTAGCAACTCCCCACACCaaatcattttttgttgttgaacaaAATCTGGCGTTCTATCATGTTATGAGTTTTGAGCTTCGCTGCTTTTGCcaagaaaaaatacagaaatgcaacaacacagtgacaAGGCCATATATGAAACTCTAAAACAAGATCTCACCAACACATGCAAGAACAAAATAGtaaatagtagtaatagtaatagtaaatTGGCTAAACCTTATTAGCCAATTACAACACAGTCCCAAAAGCTTTCACGCCCATTGACATCTTGAGTCTGAACTTTTGGCCACTAGAGCCTCTAATTGTTGGGGAAAGCAGGACATTGCACTGAACAATTCATCTAAATGCATCTTTCAACACAGATACAAATACATGACGGATAAAGAGCAGGGTGAAGATAATGTGCATAAAAAAGCTTGTGCCGTTAAAATGCATAAGAAATGTGGTGACAAACTAGGCGTAACCGCAGCCCTCTAATTGAAGGTCTAAAATATCCAGACCAGGAATACCTTAAATACACAAGTGTTCCCAGAATAAAGGTGGGTTCCTGAGAACTCACTTTGTTACAACGTTATCTACTACTGTAATATATGTACTACACTCACATTATatgtgagaaaataaagatgagatgagctgtGAACCCTACATAATTAAAACTTTGAACTGTAAAATAATCATCTCTGTTAATTGCTATTTAATCTTGGGAGCTTCAAGGGGAATCCCCAGTGTCTCTCTCATGAACTCCTGCAGTTTCCTGGACCAAGTTTTAGGAACCGCTCTTCCAACATATTACTTATTCTCTTTGTAACcttccctccttttttctttgacaGTGAAAAATCCTCCATTGGAGCCCTCGAGCTTCCTGTCTCTTCCTCCCAAGCAGCCTAACAAGATGGGCTTTGATGAGGTATACAcaaactctctctcacacacacatccacgcacACACGTGCGGACGTACACAGCAAGCTCGGCACGTGTGTGAGgttttgcatttgtgtgcacCCAGGTGTTTATGATCAATCTGGTGCGGAGAGCTGATCGTCGTGAGCGAATGCTAAGAAGTCTGTACGAGCAGGAGCTCAGCTGTAaggttgttgctgctgtggatGGCAAGTACGtttctcatcttcatcctccccCACTGCCTGTGTCTTCCTGATTTGTGCCTCTGCAACCTGCAGTGTAGATTGATGTAGGGAGCCAGtgctgagacaaacaaccaggTGAAAAGTAGCTGGTTGCATGCTGTTATTTAAAGACTCCCCGAACCACATATTTTCATGACATGTGAGATTAATATCATTCCTATCTTCCAGAAATTAGATTGTGTGTTGCTTtacatatttagtttgtttctaTCCATATGATTTACTGATTCCCTCTGATTGTACTGAGTGTTcgttctgtctctctctcagagcTCTGAACGTGTCTGAGATAGAGACCATGGGGATTAAGATGCTGCCAGGCTACAAAGACCCTTATCATGGTCGACCTCTCACCAAGGGTGAACTGGGTTGTTTCCTCTCTCATTACAACGTCTGGAAGGAGGTGAGACACTTGGACATGCCTCAGGCCTCAGTGTACCTGCACAGGGGAGATAGCATTTAATACTAATTTAGCTTATGTGAGTAAAAGCAGCTTGGTGAGACAAATGAACGAATGTATCTATCTATAAATGTATCGTTGTTTGTTCTTGCTATTTTTATGTCTGTTGTTCATGAAAATGTACTTACTGTACAAGAcatgtgtatacacacacacacacagttctgtgCCAAAGTTTTAGGCACGGTgcaaaaaatgctgtaaactaagaatgctatcaaaaatataaataatgaatgtttatttttatctatttacaaaatgccaaaatacaaaaagagcgaacaaaagaaaaatctaagtcacatcaacGTTTGGTGTTagtgccttcaaaccagcatcgatccttataggtacacttgcacaaagtcagagaTTTCATAGGATCATAGACATCCAAGGAAACGTAGTGCAGCAGAtgagaaacacatcaaacttatttccctttgaaatgagaagatgtccagcaaaaccatcagctcagaactggtagaaaccagtgggacccaggtacacccatctactgtctggagaagtctggccagaagtggtctacATGGGGAGTTACAGCAAAAAATCCATCCCTTTGACATGGA
The nucleotide sequence above comes from Mugil cephalus isolate CIBA_MC_2020 chromosome 2, CIBA_Mcephalus_1.1, whole genome shotgun sequence. Encoded proteins:
- the LOC125004485 gene encoding procollagen galactosyltransferase 1-like, whose translation is MPRVTSLLPALLFVLLPGLNRGYFPEERWSPESPLLAPRVVIALVCRNSAHSLPLFLGTIERLNYPKDRIALWVATDHNVDNTTAILREWLIKVQNYYHYVEWRPEDEPSAFEDEVGPKHWNNLRYEHVMKLRQAALDTAREIWADYLLVADCDNLLTSQDVLWKLMKENKTVVAPMLESRAAYSNFWCGMTSQGYYKRTPAYMPIRKQERLGCFAVPMVHSTYLVDLRKAASRQLAFYPPHPEYSWALDDVIVFAYSARMADVQMYLCNKETYGYFPVPMRSYATLQDEMESFLHVHLEIMVKNPPLEPSSFLSLPPKQPNKMGFDEVFMINLVRRADRRERMLRSLYEQELSCKVVAAVDGKALNVSEIETMGIKMLPGYKDPYHGRPLTKGELGCFLSHYNVWKEIADRGLQTSLVIEDDLRFEVFFRRRLQTLLQEVTSHKLDWDLIYIGRKRMQVDHPEKSVPSIHNLVEADYSYWTLGYMLSLQGAQKLLKAEPLSKMLPVDEFLPVMYNKHPVSEYMDHFEHRELRAFSAEPLLVYPTHYTGDAGYISDTETSVVWDNETVKTDWDRAKSRKTQEQGELSFEAQNSDVLQSELENWTARDEL